Genomic window (Paucidesulfovibrio gracilis DSM 16080):
ACCTGTGCGTGCCGCGTTGGAAGGGGACTCCTGGGCCGGGGTGACGGAAAATTATGCTGGGGATTCCGTGATCGCGGCCTCTGCCCCGGTATCCTTTGGCGCGGAAACCTGGGTGCTGGTGGCGGAGATTCAGACCGCCGAGGCCTTTGCTCCGGTGCGAAATCTTCGGCTTGCCGCCTTTATTCTGGGCGTGGTCACGGTGGTGCTGCTTGCTATGCTGACCTGGCGCATCCTGCGGCGGCAATTGATCCATCCTATGAGCGTTATCGACGAATTTTTGTCCCGGGTGGCTTCGGGGGACTACTCGGCCCGGCTGGAGGGAAATTTCAGCGGAGAAATGAAGGACTTGTCCGGGCATATTCTGGCCATGTTCAAAGAGTTGAAAAAGCGACTCGGTTTCAGCGAAGGGATTTTGCGGGCCGTTACCGTGCCTTGTCTGGTGGTGGATGAGCACATGCAGGTTTCCTATGTGAATGATGCCTACCTCGACCTGGTGAACTATCGTGAGGAACGCAGGGACGTGGTGGGCAAGCCTGTGGAGCAGCTCTTGCTCACCCGGGACAAGAGCAAAAGCATGCTGCATCGCTGCGTGGAGGAAGGCCGCGCCATACTTGGCGTGGAGCGGCGCTGGTCCGACATGGACGGGGACGAATTGCGGGTGCGCCTGGACGTGGCCCCGCTGTATGATCTGGATGGACGAAATATCGGGGCCGTGGCCCTGGCTTCGGACCTCACGGACATTCGGGCCAAGGAAGAGCGCATTGAGGCGCAAAACAGGGCGCTCATGGAAATGACGCACAAGGCGGGCGAGGCCTCGCGCATCGTGTCCGATGGTTCGGAACGGCTGCTGGAACGCGTGTCCAGCGTGAGCCAGGGGGCAGCCTCCCAGTTCGAGCGTGTGGCACGGGCTTCCTCGGCCATGGAGCGGCTGCATTCCGGGTTGGTCTCGTCGGCGTCCATGGCAGAGGAGGCGGAGCGCCGTACCCAGGATTCCGTGCGTCACTCCCGGGAGGGCATGGCCGTCATGCAGGATTCAGCACAGGCCATCGAACAGGTACGGGAGCTGTCCAACCTGCTCAGCAGCGACATGTCCCGTCTGGGTGATCGGGTGGAAGGGGTAACCGAGATTTTGGAAGTCATCAACGACGTTGCCGACCAGACCAACCTGCTGGCTCTGAATGCGGCTATCGAGGCGGCCCGGGCGGGCGAGGCCGGGCGCGGATTCGCGGTGGTGGCCGACGAGGTGCGTAAACTTGCGGAAAAAACCATGCAGGCCACCGGTCGCGTTGAACAGGATATTGCCGCTATCCAGCAGGAATCGCGCCGCAATGTGGAACGGACAAAAGAGGCGGATATGGCCGTGGACAAGGCCGAAGCCCTGGTCAAGCGCACCTGGGAGGCGCTGGAAACCATAGCCGGGCTGTCCGAGGAAACAGCCAGACGCATTGCCGGCATTGCCGAAGCCACGCGGGAACAGACCGAGGAACATGGCGATGTGAACAAAAGCATTGCCGAACTCACGGACATTGCCGAGCGCATTGCCGGGGAAATGGATGATTCCTCCCGCGCCGTGAATGAATTGGCCGAGGCCGCACGCGGTCTGGGCGACCTCATTGCTTCGGTGCGCCGCTGAACGGTTCAGGTATTCGGCCGGGGAGGGGTTCTCCCCGGAGGGCCGAATCGCTGAAAAGTGGAACGAATTCAGGCGTTATTCCGGGGTCGGACACACGGAGCAGGCCAACTGATTACGGCCGGACTGCTTGGCTTGGTAGAGCATGGTATCCGCGTCCTTGAGCATGTCTTCCAGGCTTTCCCCCGGGGTGTCCGCAAGTCCGGCACTGGCAGTGTAGGCTACCTCTCCTTTTTCCGTGGGGACGGATGCCCCGGCAACCTCCTGCAGAAAGGCTTCCAGCCCGGGACGAACCTGCGCCGTGCTCACGCCAGGGAGCAGCAGGGCAAACTCTTCTCCACCATACCGGCAAACCAGCCCGTTGCGGCCGAACCGGTCCGAGAGCCGTAAGGCGAAATTCTTCAGCACCTGATCTCCCACGTTGTGGCCGTACTGGTCGTTGATGCGTTTAAAATGGTCCAGGTCGAGGATCACGGCCTGGAGCGGATAGCCGCGCTTCACGGCTTCGGCATGGGTGGTTCGGGCGCGGCGGATGAAATGGTAGCGGTTGGGCAGCCCGGTGAGGTAGTCGTTTTCCGCCATGCGTTTGATGGTATCCAGGTATTCCAAAATTTCCATGTTTTGCCGGATGCGGCAGTGGAATTCCTCCACCAGAAAGGGCTTGCGCAAAAAGTCGTTGGCCCCGGATTTGATGAAGCGGGCGGAGATGAGCGGGCTGTTCTCTGCGGAAAGGCCCACGATGGCCAGCCGCTGGCGGGGGCGGAAGGAACGCACCTCGCGTACCAGTTCCACGCCGCTCAGTCCCGGCATGCTGAAATCCGTGACCATCAAGCGGATGTCCGCGTGTTGCCGCAGCATGGTCAACGCCTGTTCCCCGTCCTCGGCCTCCAGAACCTGGTAAAGGTGGGTGCGCAGAAGATCCGAAACCAGTGTGCGCGCCGAAGCCGAGTCGTCCACCACGAGGATCTTTACCTCGCGGTTGCGGCGCAGCCGTTCCAGGGCCGCCAAAATTTCGTTCAGGCTGTCCGGTCCCTCCTTGAGCACGTAGTCCACCACGTTTTTGGACATAACCACATCGCGCACGCCTTCACTGAATTCCCCCGTGAACACGATGGACGGGATGCCCTGGCGCACGAAATAGTCCACCACCTCGCCCCTGGGCGAATCCGGCAGGTGCAGATCCAGCAGCGCCGCAAACAGTCCTTTTCCCTGGGCGTCGAGGAACGCTTTGGCTTCCTTATAGGACGTCACGCAATCCACACGGAATCCGCCTTCCTCCTCGAGCTTGCGGCGTACCACCGAGGCGAAGAACGGACTGTCTTCCACCATAAGAATATGTTTATCCGGCATGAGTTCCCCCCGTGATCAAATCGTTGAATGCTCAGTATACACAGGTTCGCGGAAAAAGGTCCATGCCAAAGAATCATGGCGTGAATCTTGGTGTTTCGCGGGGCGGACCGGTCGCTCCGGTTGACAAATCCACGGATTCAGTGGACACAACCGGAGTCAATTTGCATCGGAGGTTCTTATGCCCATATATGAGTTTCAATGCCGGGATTGCGGCAAAGAGTTTGAGGAAATCGTGCTCGGCGCGGACGAGACCGTAACCTGCCCGGAATGCGGGTCCACGGCCACACAGCAACTTATTTCCCGCTGCGGGTTCAAGACCGGCGGGGGAGCGCCCGCCTCTGACGGTGGCGAGGCCGCCGAATCCAAGCCCCAGTATCGCGGTATCGGCTCCAGTGCCGGTTGCGCCGGATGCAGCGGCGGCAACTGTTCCTCCTGCGGCTGATCCGGGCCGTTTCGAACTCACCAAACCCGTAAGGATTTTGTTTCATGCAGAGCATTGTCATCGCCACCAGGGGCAGCAAACTCGCCCTGTGGCAGGCGGAGCACGTCAGCAGTCTCCTGCGTCAGCGTCATGCCGGGCTGGAGGTCCAGCTCCTCAAGATCAAGACCAAAGGCGATAAGATTCTGGACGTTCCACTGGCCAAGGTGGGCGGCAAAGGATTGTTCGTCAAGGAGATTGAGGAAGCCCTTCTGGACGGCCGGGCCGACATCGCCGTGCATTCCATGAAGGATGTACCCACGCAACTGCCCGAGGGTTTGGTGGTGGACGTTATTCCCGAGCGGGAAGCCTTCACGGATACGTTGTGTTCCGTGCGCTACGACGGGCTGGACGAACTGCCTGAGGGCGCTGTGGTGGGAACCAGCAGCCTGCGCCGCCAATCCCAGATTCTGGCGATGCGCCCGGACCTGAAGGTGGAAACCCTGCGCGGCAATCTGGAAACCCGCATGGGCAAGCTCCTGGACGGTCAGTACGACGCCATTATTCTGGCCACGGCCGGTCTGGTGCGTTTGGAAGTGAGTGCGCCCAAGATGCAGGAGCTGGGACCGCCCCACTTCCTGCCCGCCGTGGCCCAAGGCGCTCTGGGCATTGAGTACCGCCGCGAGGATGCCGAGGTGCGCGAGGCTATCGCCTTCATGCACCACAAGGAGTCTTCCATCCATGTTTGGGCGGAGCGGGGATTTCTCACCGGCTTGGACGGCGGTTGCCAGGTTCCCATTGCGGCCTGGTCCGAACGGCTGGGCCAGGGCCGGGTGCGGCTCACTGGATTTGTGGCCGACGTGGACGGCACCAACCCCATCCGCATGGTGGAGGAGGGCGACGAGTCCGAAGCCTGGGACATCGGCACCCGTTTGGCGGATCGCGTTCTGGACGCGGGCGGCAAGGAGATTCTGGACCGCGTCTACGGACGGGACTGATCCGGCGCGTCGGGATCGTTTGCTCCGGCAAAGAAGGCACATGCAGCAATCCCGTGCAGAGCGATTCCCGGACCGGAACGCGGTGCGCGACCTGTAGCGCCCCCGGGGTAGGTCCGCATCGGCTCGGGAGCACTTGGCCGGGAGTATATGGCCGGGAGTATATGGCCTGAACTTTCGGAGCGTGGATGCCCTGCGTGGCCAGGTTTCGGAAGCTCGGTACGCCCCGGCCTATGGATCCGGAAAGCGGCCATGCGGATTGCTGCGTGCTTTCTGTCTCCCGCTGCGCGGTAGGTTTGGCTCTGCTCCGGTGTTCTGACTGTTTTTCCAGATTCTTTTTCCTTTCCACTGTTTTCCGGCCCTTCCAGCGGCAGATGCTTGCCTTGGGGGGCCGACTGTTGTGGTGCGCCGTTTGCTCGGGACATTGCCGCTTCTGCCTTGCCGGGCCGGGGTACGGGCGTCTGTCAAAAAATTTTTATACAAATTTTTCAGGCGAGATCAGCGGGTTGGGTAGGGTAAAATATCGTGTTGGCGAATATGCCTAAAGAAATCTGCGGCTCATCCGATACAGCATGCAGAGGTCGGCGGGGGAACCAAGGCCGGCCAAGGAGAACAAGGAGGTATCTTCATGGAACTGAACAGCGTATCCACCCCGGTACCCCAGACTCCGACGAACAGTGATCGGAGCGGGCAAGCCGACATGATGAAGGACATTCGCAAGGCCAGGTTGCAGCGTCAGGTCATGGCGGACCCGTCCCTCGCGTCCAAGCTGGTGTCTGTGGAGGCCACGGCCACGTATAATGCCAGCGGAAATCTGGTGCAGGCCGTGGGAGGGAACCTTGGTGATGTCTGAATCAAAGGTTCCTGGGACATGAACCGCCCGGTCGAGCGTTCGGCCGGGCGGTTTGCATTTTGCGGGGCTAGTCGCCTTCAGCGACGCCGGCCTCGTCGAACGTGGCCATGGTATTGAAGATGTCCGCTGCCGAGCGCAGCAGGAAGAGCGCCACGGCCGCACCAGTCCCCTCGCCGAGCCGGAAGCCAAGATCCAGCAGGGGATCCCCGCCGAGTCCGCGTACGGCCGCAGCATACCCTGGCTCCGCTGAACTATGGCTGAGTACGGCGTAATCCGCCACATGCGGACAAAATTTCCAGGCCGAAACATAGGCCGCCGTGGAGATGAACCCGTCTACAAGAATCATCTGTCGATTGGCTGCACCGCCCAGAATCAGCCCGGCCAGCACCGCCAGCTCGAATCCACCCAATGCCGCGAGCACGCGCAAGGGGTCACGGCTGGACACGGCGTCGGTATTGACGGCCAGGGCGCGCTGGATAGCGTCGATCTTTCGGGCCACGCCCTCGCTGCCCAGGCCGGTTCCCGGACCGGTGATGTCCTGCGGTTTAAGGCCGAGATGGGCGCAATACAGGGCCGTGGACGGGGTGGTGTTGGCAATGCCCATGTCCCCGGTGAGCAGGGTACGGATGCCGTCGGCCCTGGCCTGGTCCGCGAGTTGCGCGCCGAATAGCAGGGCGCGTTCGCAGGTGGTCTCGTCCATGGCCGGACCCTGCGTAAAATTATTCGTGCCGTCCCCAAGTTTGTACTGGATCAGGTCCGGATGCTGGTCAAAGAGCGGGCCGGCCACGCCCGCGTTGACCACGTACAGCTCCGCGCCCACGGTGCGGGCCAGCACGTTGATGCCTGCGCCTCCGTTCAGAAAATTGAGCACCATCTGCCGGGTCACTTCCTGAGGAAAGGCGCTGACTCCTTCCCGGGCCACGCCGTGGTCGCCCGCCACGGTGAAGATGCGGGCCGGATCAGCGGCCGGGGCTTCGCCCCCACGGGCCATGTACATCTTGAGAGCCAATTCCTCGAGGCGGCCGAGGCTGCCCTTGGGCTTGGTGAGGTTGTCGAGCCGGGCCTGACCTGGTTCGCGCAGGGCCGGGTCAGCCGGGGAAATGGAGTGCAAGAGTTGGCGCAAGGAATCCGTCATAACGTGTTCTCCTGATGTGTTGAATGGCCGAGGATGTACACCGGTGCGATACGGCTTGGCAATCCGGGAGACCGGATGTCGTGTCGGCGGGTGCGGGCTTGTCAGACCGTGGAAAACATGCAATTCGCTGGTGTGGCGTGTCCTGGATGGCGGAAGCCTGGAAGATGGTACTGGATTCGCCGGATTCAGAGCCGAATCGGAAAAAACGTAATGCAACAACCCATGACCGACAAACCGCTTTGCCTCATCCATGCCAATTGCCAGGGCGAACCACTGGCCGAATGCTTGCGCCGCGTACCCGGATTCGGCGATCTGTTTGAGGTGCGTCTGTATACCAACTATATTCGCGAACCAGTGCCGGAAGCGGACCTTTCGCGGTGCGCCGTGTTTTTGTATCAGCCCTTGCGGGATGAGGCGATCTGGGGAGAGCTGACCTCGGCCCGGTTGCTGGAACGCCTGCCGGCAGGTGCCGGGAGCGTGGCGATCCCAAGCATGTTTTTTCGGTTGTACTGGCCGTTTTGGCGGGGCGGCGGGGCGTTTGAATCCTCCCATGTCGTCCTGGACAGATTGCTGCGGGAAGGATTGCCAAAAACGGACTTGCTGCGCGTCTTTCTGCGGGGCCGTGTGCTGCCCGGCGCGGAAATCGAGCGG
Coding sequences:
- a CDS encoding methyl-accepting chemotaxis protein, which translates into the protein MSLKKKMMILCMAAGLLPLLLMGTYSVNTAAGSLRIQAMDQLRSVRDGKRIAMETLVDKWTAEVGIYAEVKEVYNALGMLRMYDDYEDPEFLEDHAYVSPSFAPFVETLGFEDALLAEDYGSVLFSYNQSPLRGVDLKGESFRGTNLGRAFARALQGEIAFADVEPLAVLDHRPVAFVAAPVHSHTGDVQGVALLQLPLRELGRAMRTRTGMGETGETYLVGTDRLMRSDTRNDPAGHSVQQSFADPENGRVETEPVRAALEGDSWAGVTENYAGDSVIAASAPVSFGAETWVLVAEIQTAEAFAPVRNLRLAAFILGVVTVVLLAMLTWRILRRQLIHPMSVIDEFLSRVASGDYSARLEGNFSGEMKDLSGHILAMFKELKKRLGFSEGILRAVTVPCLVVDEHMQVSYVNDAYLDLVNYREERRDVVGKPVEQLLLTRDKSKSMLHRCVEEGRAILGVERRWSDMDGDELRVRLDVAPLYDLDGRNIGAVALASDLTDIRAKEERIEAQNRALMEMTHKAGEASRIVSDGSERLLERVSSVSQGAASQFERVARASSAMERLHSGLVSSASMAEEAERRTQDSVRHSREGMAVMQDSAQAIEQVRELSNLLSSDMSRLGDRVEGVTEILEVINDVADQTNLLALNAAIEAARAGEAGRGFAVVADEVRKLAEKTMQATGRVEQDIAAIQQESRRNVERTKEADMAVDKAEALVKRTWEALETIAGLSEETARRIAGIAEATREQTEEHGDVNKSIAELTDIAERIAGEMDDSSRAVNELAEAARGLGDLIASVRR
- a CDS encoding WcbI family polysaccharide biosynthesis putative acetyltransferase; the encoded protein is MQQPMTDKPLCLIHANCQGEPLAECLRRVPGFGDLFEVRLYTNYIREPVPEADLSRCAVFLYQPLRDEAIWGELTSARLLERLPAGAGSVAIPSMFFRLYWPFWRGGGAFESSHVVLDRLLREGLPKTDLLRVFLRGRVLPGAEIERVTNQSLARERAKEQLTPIKYVDWVCDHFRERLLLNQVNHPGHELLCHVAREVLRLLDVAEPDGGVEPLVPELHPEFRMPVHPVVAAHWGLAFADESTRYPVYGRKLTFAEYAEEYVNARLLGIDDFITYLRARATTADH
- the cobT gene encoding nicotinate-nucleotide--dimethylbenzimidazole phosphoribosyltransferase; protein product: MTDSLRQLLHSISPADPALREPGQARLDNLTKPKGSLGRLEELALKMYMARGGEAPAADPARIFTVAGDHGVAREGVSAFPQEVTRQMVLNFLNGGAGINVLARTVGAELYVVNAGVAGPLFDQHPDLIQYKLGDGTNNFTQGPAMDETTCERALLFGAQLADQARADGIRTLLTGDMGIANTTPSTALYCAHLGLKPQDITGPGTGLGSEGVARKIDAIQRALAVNTDAVSSRDPLRVLAALGGFELAVLAGLILGGAANRQMILVDGFISTAAYVSAWKFCPHVADYAVLSHSSAEPGYAAAVRGLGGDPLLDLGFRLGEGTGAAVALFLLRSAADIFNTMATFDEAGVAEGD
- a CDS encoding diguanylate cyclase domain-containing protein, which gives rise to MPDKHILMVEDSPFFASVVRRKLEEEGGFRVDCVTSYKEAKAFLDAQGKGLFAALLDLHLPDSPRGEVVDYFVRQGIPSIVFTGEFSEGVRDVVMSKNVVDYVLKEGPDSLNEILAALERLRRNREVKILVVDDSASARTLVSDLLRTHLYQVLEAEDGEQALTMLRQHADIRLMVTDFSMPGLSGVELVREVRSFRPRQRLAIVGLSAENSPLISARFIKSGANDFLRKPFLVEEFHCRIRQNMEILEYLDTIKRMAENDYLTGLPNRYHFIRRARTTHAEAVKRGYPLQAVILDLDHFKRINDQYGHNVGDQVLKNFALRLSDRFGRNGLVCRYGGEEFALLLPGVSTAQVRPGLEAFLQEVAGASVPTEKGEVAYTASAGLADTPGESLEDMLKDADTMLYQAKQSGRNQLACSVCPTPE
- a CDS encoding FmdB family zinc ribbon protein; its protein translation is MPIYEFQCRDCGKEFEEIVLGADETVTCPECGSTATQQLISRCGFKTGGGAPASDGGEAAESKPQYRGIGSSAGCAGCSGGNCSSCG
- the hemC gene encoding hydroxymethylbilane synthase, with the translated sequence MQSIVIATRGSKLALWQAEHVSSLLRQRHAGLEVQLLKIKTKGDKILDVPLAKVGGKGLFVKEIEEALLDGRADIAVHSMKDVPTQLPEGLVVDVIPEREAFTDTLCSVRYDGLDELPEGAVVGTSSLRRQSQILAMRPDLKVETLRGNLETRMGKLLDGQYDAIILATAGLVRLEVSAPKMQELGPPHFLPAVAQGALGIEYRREDAEVREAIAFMHHKESSIHVWAERGFLTGLDGGCQVPIAAWSERLGQGRVRLTGFVADVDGTNPIRMVEEGDESEAWDIGTRLADRVLDAGGKEILDRVYGRD